A genomic stretch from Dissulfurispira thermophila includes:
- a CDS encoding DUF4212 domain-containing protein produces MTEARKEKLQAYWRENLTYIVILLSIWFTVSYLCGIIFANTLDNIKIFGFPLGFWFANQGSEVTFVILIAIYVRLMNVLDKKYDVHEK; encoded by the coding sequence ATGACAGAGGCAAGAAAGGAAAAACTTCAGGCTTACTGGAGAGAGAATCTTACCTATATAGTGATTCTTCTCTCTATATGGTTTACTGTGTCTTATCTGTGCGGGATAATTTTTGCTAATACGCTGGATAATATCAAGATATTTGGTTTTCCTTTAGGATTCTGGTTTGCAAATCAGGGATCAGAGGTGACATTTGTGATACTAATAGCAATCTATGTAAGGCTTATGAATGTCCTCGATAAAAAATATGATGTGCATGAAAAATAA